The Quercus robur chromosome 7, dhQueRobu3.1, whole genome shotgun sequence genome has a segment encoding these proteins:
- the LOC126690931 gene encoding F-box protein CPR1-like encodes MSDNNNKTLNPWGSLLADDIVTNIFLRLPIKSIIICTSVSKKWKSLILDPKFNFISTHLHHSYNNNNHNLHLFSLDSQKTEDDKELYVLYNEDDTDFTQHASFDIPLHGPELDPLNKILHVVGTCNGLLCLSDYSLKTDRIFLWNPCVGKYLRLPSPNVTYATHGVFKGSLGFGFDPETNDYKVVRVVSFPITPNLPTLQHKVEVYSLSTGQWRMLRDSLVSTCVVYGILTQSSVNGAMHWLVSRTANDNQFDHFGLVFDLHNEVFREILLPELPAYTRQRSTLCASVSTYRDSIALFHDDYNSLCLDIWVMKDYGVVSPWMKALSLPLKKNIMRAVGFCRNGHIVLELNGGQLISWDLETQEIKDFGIIGYNFVDAYVESLVLLDKTANNTSTY; translated from the coding sequence ATGTcagacaacaacaacaagacgTTAAATCCATGGGGATCGCTTTTAGCTGATGACATTGTAACCAATATTTTCCTTCGCCTACCAATCAAATCCATAATTATCTGCACCTCTGTTTCAAAAAAATGGAAATCTCTAATCCTAGATCCCAAATTCAATTTCATCTCCACCCATCTCCACCACTCCTACAataacaacaaccacaacctcCACCTCTTCAGTTTGGACTCACAAAAAACTGAAGACGACAAAGAACTCTACGTGTTGTATAACGAGGATGATACTGACTTCACTCAACATGCCAGCTTTGATATCCCTTTGCATGGTCCAGAACTTGATCCCCTCAACAAAATATTACATGTGGTCGGTACTTGTAATGGCCTTCTCTGCCTTTCGGATTATTCACTTAAAACTGATAGAATCTTTCTGTGGAACCCTTGTGTTGGAAAGTATCTCAGACTTCCTTCACCCAATGTCACCTACGCTACACATGGTGTGTTCAAAGGGTCCCTGGGTTTTGGATTTGATCCCGAAACTAATGACTATAAAGTGGTCAGGGTTGTGAGCTTTCCCATTACACCTAACCTTCCAACGTTGCAACACAAGGTCGAGGTTTATTCACTTTCCACTGGTCAATGGAGAATGCTTAGGGATAGTTTGGTTTCCACTTGTGTTGTCTATGGTATTTTAACACAGTCATCTGTCAATGGGGCTATGCATTGGCTTGTTTCTAGGACGGCTAATGATAACcaatttgatcattttggttTGGTGTTTGATTTGCACAACGAGGTTTTTCGCGAAATACTGCTGCCAGAACTTCCAGCTTATACGCGTCAAAGAAGTACGCTGTGCGCTTCTGTTTCCACATATCGGGATTCCATCGCCTTGTTTCATGACGATTATAATAGTCTCTGTCTCGATATATGGGTGATGAAGGACTACGGTGTTGTTTCCCCGTGGATGAAAGCTCTAAGtttacctttaaaaaagaaCATAATGAGGGCAGTAGGATTTTGCAGGAATGGTCACATTGTGTTGGAATTGAATGGTGGGCAACTCATATCATGGGATTTAGAGACCCAAGAGATTAAGGATTTTGGGATTATTGGATATAATTTTGTTGATGCATATGTTGAGAGTCTAGTTTTGCTTGACAAAACTGCCAACAATACAAGTACATATTGA
- the LOC126691510 gene encoding uncharacterized protein LOC126691510 has translation MSDNSNSIRWESLPTEIATDIFLRLPIKSIIICISVSKTWKSQIQNPTFISTHLHHSHNKNKNLLLFSLYSQTHKESYALQNEDEPHFTQHSSLITLSMFHSFSPHTEHSVCGQGCSLSTVEWRTFVTGLALICAARCRESQAFVNGAMHWVACRVYEDGFQLFVLVFDLGDEVFREILLPPELPDTCELPFISESVSNGHTMANRIRKNGDVVFILRESKEFKDLRIIGYENTFVHSFVESLVLLDKAANSAVIY, from the exons ATGTCAGACAACAGCAACTCAATCCGATGGGAATCGTTACCTACTGAGATTGCAACCGACATTTTTCTACGCTTACCTATCAAATCCATAATCATCTGCATCTCTGTTTCAAAAACATGGAAAtcccaaatccaaaacccaacttTCATTTCCACCCATCTCCACCATtcccacaacaaaaacaaaaacctcctCCTCTTCAGCCTCTACTCACAGACTCACAAAGAGTCCTACGCACTGCAGAACGAAGATGAACCTCATTTCACCCAACACTCCAGCTTGATTACCCTTTCCATGTTCCATTCCTTCAGTCCCCATACGGAACATTCCGTGTG TGGTCAGGGTTGTTCACTGTCCACTGTTGAATGGAGAACGTTTGTGACTGGTTTGGCTCTCATATGTGCTGCACGTTGTCGTGAGTCACAAGCATTTGTCAATGGAGCTATGCATTGGGTTGCTTGCAGAGTATATGAGGACGGatttcaactttttgttttggtgttCGATTTGGGTGACGAGGTCTTCCGTGAAATACTGCTGCCGCCTGAACTTCCAGATACCTGTGAGTTGCCTTTTATATCTGAGTCTGTTTCT AATGGCCATACCATGGCCAATAGGATTAGGAAGAATGGGGATGTTGTATTCATATTGCGTGAGAGCAAAGAGTTTAAGGATCTTAGGATCATTGGATATGAGAATACTTTTGTTCATTCTTTCGTTGAGAGTCTAGTTTTACTTGACAAAGCTGCCAACAGTGCAGTTATATACTAA